One window from the genome of Glycine soja cultivar W05 chromosome 12, ASM419377v2, whole genome shotgun sequence encodes:
- the LOC114379719 gene encoding bifunctional epoxide hydrolase 2-like translates to MMAKIQHSEVEVKGLKLHVAEIGSGSKAVVFLHGFPEIWYTWRHQMIAAANAGYRAIAFDFRGYGLSEHPAEPEKETMYDLVDEIVGLLDALNITQAFLVGKDFGAIPGYLTAAVHPERVAAVITLGIPFMLPGPSAVQNHLLPKGFYITRWQEPGRAEADFGRFPVKSVIRNIYTLFSRSEVPIAADDQEIMDLFDPCTPLPPWFSEEDLATYASLYEKSGFRYALQVPYRSLNVETGLSDVKVTVPALLIMGEKDYVINFPGMEDYIRSGMVKNFVPDLEIIYIPEGSHFVHEQIPEKVNQLIIEFLKKQIV, encoded by the exons ATGATGGCGAAGATCCAGCACAGTGAAGTGGAAGTGAAGGGACTGAAGCTGCACGTGGCAGAGATTGGAAGTG GCTCCAAGGCAGTGGTGTTCTTGCATGGATTCCCAGAGATCTGGTACACATGGAGGCACCAAATGATTGCTGCGGCAAATGCTGGTTATAGGGCTATTGCCTTTGATTTCAGAGGCTATGGACTCTCTGAGCATCCAGCGGAGccagaaaaggaaaccatgtaTGATCTAGTTGATGAAATAGTGGGTCTTTTGGATGCTTTAAACATTACCCAG GCTTTCCTTGTTGGCAAGGATTTTGGTGCAATCCCAGGGTATCTTACAGCAGCTGTGCACCCAGAAAGAGTAGCTGCTGTCATAACTTTAGGCATTCCTTTCATGCTTCCTGGTCCCTCTGCTGTCCAAAACCACCTTCTCCCCAAAGGCTTCTATATTACTAGGTGGCAG GAGCCTGGGAGGGCAGAAGCAGATTTTGGCCGCTTTCCTGTGAAATCAGTGATAAGGAACATCTACACTCTCTTCTCTAGAAGTGAGGTTCCAATAGCAGCTGATGATCAAGAAATCATGGACTTGTTTGACCCATGTACTCCTCTACCACCATGGTTCTCTGAGGAAGACCTTGCGACCTATGCATCTTTATATGAAAAATCTGGATTCAGATATGCATTGCAGGTTCCTTACAG GAGTCTCAATGTGGAAACTGGCTTAAGTGACGTGAAGGTTACAGTTCCAGCACTTCTGATCATGGGTGAGAAAGATTATGTTATCAACTTTCCAGGCATGGAGGATTATATTCGAAGTGGGATGGTGAAAAATTTTGTGCCGGACTTGGAAATCATATATATTCCAGAAGGGAGCCATTTTGTGCATGAACAAATTCCAGAGAAGGTGAACCAGCTCATCATTGAGTTccttaaaaaacaaattgtcTGA
- the LOC114379720 gene encoding uncharacterized protein LOC114379720, producing the protein MAEAAKSRDARRRRRILQQGSDRLAFITGRIQTLPDPLSSSQPQSQSHHPNVDDSDSISQNPEPDNTVIQTPPKHEGENEISTVPEPKPEPEPEQFQLQPPQTEEPKRFITPSDLTRSINSSRVTRLCCSIFVAILVILSYPKFFSTVITFRPLYLVLVTNLTVVIARLFSGKQRGSERRDNRGSSGDGGGEYAQLASILELCVVAQNVADAVFMDCAVYAVVLVCGLSVL; encoded by the exons ATGGCAGAAGCAGCGAAGAGCAGAGACGCCCGAAGACGAAGAAGAATCCTCCAACAAGGTTCCGACCGTCTCGCTTTCATCACGGGTCGGATCCAAACACTGCCGGATCCACTTTCATCTTCCCAACCCCAATCCCAATCCCACCATCCAAACG TTGATGACTCCGATTCCATTTCGCAAAATCCCGAACCCGACAACACCGTAATCCAAACACCCCCCAAACACGAGGGTGAAAACGAGATTTCAACTGTCCCCGAACCTAAACCTGAACCCGAACCTGAACAATTCCAATTACAACCACCCCAAACAGAAGAACCGAAACGTTTCATCACTCCTAGTGACTTAACGCGCTCCATCAATTCCTCTAGGGTTACCCGtctctgttgttcaattttcgtGGCCATTTTAGTCATTTTATCTTACCCCAAGTTTTTCAGTACTGTGATAACCTTTAGGCCACTCTACTTAGTTCTCGTGACCAATCTAACGGTCGTGATTGCGAGGCTCTTTTCTGGGAAACAGAGGGGTTCTGAAAGAAGAGATAATAGAGGCTCTTccggtgatggtggtggtgaataTGCGCAGCTTGCGAGTATTTTGGAACTGTGTGTGGTGGCGCAGAACGTGGCGGATGCTGTCTTCATGGACTGTGCTGTCTATGCTGTCGTTCTCGTATGTGGTCTTTCTGTGCTCTAG